A portion of the Paenibacillus sp. PvR098 genome contains these proteins:
- a CDS encoding amidohydrolase family protein — translation MYDVHTHFIPDEVMLWLRDNHARVNAKWEKKDPAKAEFLTVNGKWSFELKEAFVQESLYLSEQKRAGVVQSLVSPIPQLFLYEFTSDITEELSKVYNDALANMSRRHDSVYALASLPLNDPLLAAGELNRAMSSGLKGAIIGPGLTDKMLTHPDFIPLWEEANRLGAILFIHPLLCEDPRLQNRMMPNLIGVPWETTVCSADILLSGWLDRFPQVKLLLAHGGGFLPYQIGRMNKGYEQWKAVSSVLQAPPVEYLKRFWFDTVLWNTDALQYLIDLAGKEQVVPGSDFPFDLCAWPPQFEGTSGFQSLMSG, via the coding sequence ATGTACGATGTACACACTCATTTTATTCCGGACGAGGTTATGCTCTGGCTCCGAGACAACCATGCTCGAGTAAACGCCAAATGGGAAAAAAAAGATCCGGCAAAGGCGGAATTTCTGACGGTTAACGGAAAATGGTCGTTTGAATTAAAAGAAGCATTTGTCCAAGAAAGCCTGTATCTCTCGGAACAAAAACGTGCAGGCGTAGTTCAGTCGTTAGTCTCACCGATACCGCAGTTGTTTCTTTACGAATTTACCAGCGATATAACTGAAGAATTATCTAAAGTCTATAATGATGCGTTAGCGAACATGTCCAGGCGTCATGATTCGGTTTACGCCTTAGCTTCTCTGCCATTGAACGATCCGCTTCTTGCCGCAGGTGAATTGAATCGGGCCATGTCTTCCGGACTCAAAGGCGCCATTATCGGCCCTGGCCTTACGGACAAAATGCTGACCCACCCTGATTTTATCCCGTTATGGGAGGAAGCAAACCGCCTGGGTGCCATTTTATTTATCCACCCGCTTCTTTGTGAGGACCCTCGTCTCCAGAATCGAATGATGCCCAATCTGATCGGTGTGCCTTGGGAAACAACCGTTTGCTCCGCAGATATTTTATTAAGCGGCTGGTTGGACCGATTCCCTCAAGTAAAACTACTGCTAGCACATGGCGGAGGATTTTTACCTTATCAAATCGGTCGTATGAACAAAGGTTACGAGCAATGGAAAGCAGTCTCCTCTGTTCTTCAAGCCCCGCCGGTTGAATATTTAAAAAGATTCTGGTTTGATACTGTACTCTGGAATACGGATGCTTTACAATATTTAATAGACTTGGCTGGTAAAGAGCAGGTGGTGCCTGGTTCGGATTTTCCTTTTGATCTATGCGCTTGGCCCCCACAATTCGAAGGTACCTCGGGTTTTCAAAGCCTGATGAGCGGCTAA
- a CDS encoding dienelactone hydrolase family protein: MGFVSEWVQYGEQGEYIGYAAKPAQPESGLPAVMVLQEIFGVDEHIQDVTDRLARAGYTAFAPDLFSRNEIRPNHFTAERIEAAKVFMDQLPPPGWRDVNARNKVLSSYSQEQQNRIVETIEAMFAATSPVQHLEQILATSRFLQEQYASSRGAKVAALGFCMGGALSGYGAVHDPRLSCAVVYYGNPPEAETISAIQCPVIGFYGQLDTRITEQIPAFAEVMKENGKPFEYHVYDETPHAFFNDTRKSYRIQASRDAFSRTLGFLNLHLGS; this comes from the coding sequence ATGGGTTTTGTTTCCGAATGGGTACAATATGGAGAACAAGGGGAATATATTGGATATGCCGCCAAACCGGCTCAGCCGGAATCTGGTCTGCCAGCGGTTATGGTGCTGCAGGAAATTTTCGGTGTGGACGAACACATTCAGGATGTAACCGACAGGCTGGCCCGAGCAGGGTATACGGCCTTCGCACCGGATCTGTTCTCTCGAAACGAAATACGTCCAAACCATTTCACAGCTGAGAGGATCGAAGCTGCCAAAGTGTTTATGGACCAGCTGCCTCCCCCAGGATGGCGTGATGTGAATGCAAGGAACAAGGTTCTTTCCTCTTATTCTCAGGAGCAGCAGAACCGTATCGTCGAAACGATTGAGGCCATGTTCGCCGCCACTTCGCCGGTTCAACACTTGGAACAGATCTTGGCAACAAGCCGGTTTTTGCAGGAGCAATATGCTTCAAGCCGGGGAGCCAAGGTCGCAGCATTAGGTTTTTGTATGGGCGGCGCTTTATCCGGTTATGGTGCGGTCCATGATCCCCGATTGTCATGTGCAGTCGTGTATTACGGCAATCCACCGGAAGCGGAAACCATCTCGGCTATCCAGTGTCCTGTCATCGGTTTCTATGGACAGCTGGATACGAGAATTACGGAGCAAATTCCTGCATTTGCCGAAGTGATGAAAGAGAATGGCAAACCCTTTGAATATCATGTTTACGATGAGACCCCTCACGCTTTCTTTAATGACACACGCAAATCCTACCGAATCCAAGCATCCAGAGATGCATTCTCTCGTACCCTGGGTTTTCTCAACCTACATCTAGGATCATAA
- a CDS encoding IclR family transcriptional regulator, with translation MAKQQETLSSVHNALRILRVFTHENPEMGISELSVRLGLAKSTVFRLLRTLSEDHLVEKNKKSQKYHLGLAALELGFAVYHEMELRKVSLPFLERLTKTLRKVVHMGVYDNGEVVYICKLLPDDHLGTITQIGRRVPLHCTSVGKILLAHQSESEISRLLQNELIAYTGKTIIHHDRLRSCIADIHKKGYAVSHDELKMGVSSVSVPVVNDYGEVIAAISVAGSTAHFYDSQVQQYIRELKTCSRIITERLDMQE, from the coding sequence ATGGCCAAGCAGCAAGAAACGTTATCTTCTGTGCATAATGCGCTCCGCATTTTACGGGTTTTTACCCATGAAAATCCGGAAATGGGAATCAGCGAATTGAGTGTGCGTCTGGGACTGGCAAAAAGCACAGTGTTCCGTTTGCTTCGTACGTTAAGCGAAGATCATTTGGTCGAGAAAAATAAAAAATCGCAAAAATACCATCTGGGATTGGCGGCATTAGAGCTAGGCTTCGCTGTGTATCATGAAATGGAATTACGAAAGGTTTCCCTGCCTTTCCTTGAACGCTTGACAAAAACCTTGCGAAAGGTTGTCCATATGGGAGTTTACGATAACGGAGAAGTCGTTTATATTTGCAAACTGCTCCCTGACGATCATTTAGGGACTATCACGCAGATTGGGCGCAGAGTTCCGTTGCACTGCACTTCTGTAGGCAAGATCTTGCTGGCGCATCAAAGCGAAAGCGAAATTTCGAGATTACTGCAGAACGAATTAATCGCGTATACGGGCAAAACAATAATCCATCATGATAGGTTGAGGAGCTGTATTGCCGATATTCATAAGAAAGGCTACGCCGTAAGCCATGATGAATTGAAAATGGGCGTCAGCTCCGTTTCGGTTCCGGTAGTTAACGACTACGGGGAAGTCATTGCCGCGATCAGCGTAGCCGGATCAACGGCACATTTTTACGATAGCCAGGTCCAGCAGTATATCCGCGAGTTGAAAACATGCAGCCGGATCATAACGGAACGGTTAGATATGCAGGAATAA